In a genomic window of Nitrospinota bacterium:
- a CDS encoding sigma-54-dependent Fis family transcriptional regulator: MTIEEKLQERKEQAIGHVTGRAATQGNGKGFAHIIGNSKRIREIFGTVEKLADTDSTVLVLGESGTGKELFARSVHMHSPRRNKNFVVVNCGAIPEDLLESELFGHEKGSFTGAIRTRVGKFEMAHEGTIFLDEIGDMSPALQVKLLRILQQQEFVRVGSNQVIRTNVRVVAATNIDLEKAIKEKRFREDLYYRLNVIPIKLPPLRARKDDIALLVDHFIKRFNRSRNRGIAGVTPAAMKLLLEYEWPGNVRELENICERMVVIKGEGMIDVEDLPYQFISDANQDEQLYTDMLLVGAQEADLEPQAAAPAAATMDIPETGISLKEVVEEYEMGLIMQALEKTNWVKNKAAAMLGLNRTTLVEKLKKRGITR; encoded by the coding sequence ATGACCATCGAGGAGAAACTCCAAGAGCGCAAAGAGCAGGCCATCGGCCACGTCACAGGCCGGGCCGCAACGCAGGGGAACGGCAAGGGGTTTGCCCACATTATCGGCAATTCAAAACGCATCCGTGAAATTTTCGGCACCGTCGAGAAGCTGGCCGATACCGACAGCACCGTGCTGGTGCTGGGGGAAAGCGGCACCGGCAAGGAACTCTTCGCCCGGTCGGTGCATATGCATTCGCCGCGGCGCAACAAAAACTTCGTGGTGGTGAATTGCGGCGCGATCCCCGAAGACCTGCTGGAGAGCGAGCTGTTCGGCCACGAGAAGGGGAGCTTCACCGGCGCCATCCGCACCCGCGTGGGCAAATTCGAGATGGCGCACGAGGGAACGATATTCCTCGATGAAATCGGCGACATGAGTCCGGCCTTGCAGGTGAAGCTGCTGCGCATCCTGCAGCAGCAGGAGTTCGTGCGGGTCGGCAGCAATCAGGTGATACGCACCAACGTGCGGGTGGTCGCCGCCACCAACATCGACCTTGAAAAGGCGATCAAGGAAAAACGGTTCCGCGAGGATCTCTATTACCGCCTGAATGTCATTCCGATCAAACTGCCGCCGCTGCGCGCCCGCAAGGACGACATTGCGCTGTTGGTGGACCACTTCATCAAGCGGTTCAACAGGAGCAGGAACCGCGGCATCGCCGGCGTTACCCCGGCGGCGATGAAGCTGCTGCTGGAATACGAGTGGCCCGGCAACGTGCGCGAGCTGGAGAACATCTGCGAGCGGATGGTGGTGATCAAGGGGGAGGGGATGATCGACGTGGAGGACCTCCCGTACCAGTTCATCAGCGACGCCAACCAGGACGAGCAGCTTTACACCGACATGCTGCTGGTCGGCGCGCAGGAGGCCGATCTGGAGCCGCAGGCCGCCGCGCCCGCCGCCGCGACGATGGATATTCCCGAAACCGGCATCAGCCTCAAAGAGGTGGTGGAAGAATACGAGATGGGGCTTATCATGCAGGCGCTGGAAAAGACCAACTGGGTGAAGAACAAGGCGGCCGCCATGCTGGGGCTTAACCGCACCACGCTCGTCGAGAAGCTCAAAAAGCGCGGCATCACCCGCTGA